CTGTAATTACGCAGCAGTCGCACCCCGCAGCATCATTTTCCTGCTTTAATTGTACAACATCGTAACCTCTAGATTGCAACGCTTCTTGAACATCTGTTAAAGATTGTTCGACACCAATCTTAGCCATAAAAGTTCCTCCTTCCAAATCATCCATTAAATATGTAAAGATACATTTCTCTACAAAGATAATTTGTCCAACTAAATGGAAGATTATTCTGCCTACAATAAGAAAAGCAGAAGGAATGAAATAGCTATAGTACAACCACTTAAAGTGATTTTAAATAATCGATTAGAAGTTCAATAGCGAATGGAATAGCCTCTTCATTTGGATTTAAATAATTTGAATGAAGTCCATTTTCTGAATCAACACCAAGCCAAAAC
The nucleotide sequence above comes from Anaerobacillus sp. CMMVII. Encoded proteins:
- a CDS encoding YkuS family protein, with product MAKIGVEQSLTDVQEALQSRGYDVVQLKQENDAAGCDCCVITGQDQNMMGIQNVVTKGSVINAHGLTAEEVCQQVETKVQ